One region of Mycolicibacterium rhodesiae NBB3 genomic DNA includes:
- a CDS encoding thiolase family protein, with protein sequence MTGVHLAGVGVTEFGKHRDVPLVELGVTAARLALQDSGLDYVDIGEVFAASSLAGPQTGIKVALELGRTGIPVTATESASASGMVALRHAISAVASGRSTAALAIGYEKTTALEPGGVVPAAVGFWDRFPAQTHYAIEAARWLYDAGCGPEVIAAVAAKSYNQARLNPLAVRRDSHPVSVDDVLSARMVAEPLTKMMCHASVDGAAAVVVTRDRRPRSVSVLAVEQTSWPADPSWPLVGPVVGPPSQLALTAERAYASAGIEPADIGVISLHDMCASEEITALIAMGLADSPKVVELAQSGGLAHDGALPTNTDGGCLARGHAFGATGLAQAAEVVTQLRGEAGARQVAQPKVGMAQAVGGGGSCVIALMRA encoded by the coding sequence TGTCACGGAGTTCGGAAAACACCGCGACGTCCCGCTGGTCGAACTCGGCGTCACAGCGGCGCGGCTGGCGCTGCAGGACTCCGGGCTTGACTACGTCGACATCGGTGAGGTGTTCGCCGCGTCGTCGCTCGCCGGACCCCAGACCGGCATCAAGGTTGCACTCGAGTTGGGGCGCACCGGAATCCCGGTGACCGCAACCGAAAGCGCTTCGGCGAGTGGCATGGTCGCGCTCCGACACGCAATCTCGGCGGTCGCGTCGGGGCGAAGCACTGCCGCTCTCGCCATCGGCTACGAGAAAACCACCGCCTTGGAGCCCGGCGGCGTGGTGCCTGCAGCTGTCGGGTTCTGGGACCGCTTTCCCGCCCAGACGCACTACGCCATCGAGGCCGCGCGCTGGCTGTACGACGCCGGCTGTGGGCCCGAGGTGATCGCCGCTGTGGCCGCGAAGTCGTACAACCAGGCCCGCCTGAATCCGCTTGCTGTGCGGCGCGACTCGCATCCTGTTTCCGTCGACGACGTGCTGTCAGCCCGGATGGTGGCCGAGCCGCTGACGAAGATGATGTGCCATGCCTCGGTCGACGGTGCCGCGGCGGTCGTCGTGACGCGCGACCGTCGCCCGCGGTCGGTCTCGGTGTTGGCGGTCGAACAGACCAGCTGGCCCGCCGATCCCTCCTGGCCCCTCGTCGGCCCTGTTGTCGGACCGCCGTCGCAACTCGCGCTGACCGCCGAACGGGCGTACGCCTCAGCGGGCATCGAACCGGCCGACATCGGCGTGATCTCACTGCACGACATGTGTGCCAGCGAGGAGATCACGGCACTGATCGCCATGGGACTTGCCGATTCCCCCAAGGTCGTCGAACTCGCTCAGAGTGGCGGTCTCGCGCACGACGGCGCCTTGCCCACCAACACCGACGGCGGCTGCTTGGCTCGTGGCCACGCATTCGGTGCGACCGGACTGGCCCAGGCCGCCGAAGTCGTCACCCAACTTCGCGGCGAGGCGGGAGCGAGGCAGGTGGCACAGCCGAAAGTCGGGATGGCTCAAGCTGTCGGCGGCGGCGGCTCCTGCGTCATCGCGCTGATGCGCGCCTGA
- a CDS encoding CaiB/BaiF CoA transferase family protein produces MSGPMSGVRVLEVAQWTFVPAAGAVLADWGADVVKIEHPQTGDSQRGLRQLGHITIEGDRNPVMEHANRGKRSVALDMATPDGHELLMDIAKTSDVFLTNFLPDARKKLRIDVDDLRAANPDIVYARGSAYGPLGPDAGAGGYDMTGFWSRAAGAAGSTPCDIDGVVPQPGPAYGDSIGGMTIAGGIAAALFERERTGHARVVDISLLGVGVWASGVAVNAALVSGQPWQTNPAGANVTPNNPLVGFYRTADGRFLGLSMLQGFRYFAEFCRRVGTPELAEDERFATHQLLAANAVHAIEVLRATIGAQPLAHWRAALEGFDGQWAPVQTTAEVAADPQVRANGNIVTVQDRGASFDLVASPVLFDETPLSLAPMPEFAADTEQLILDLGGDWDRILALKESGAIA; encoded by the coding sequence ATGAGCGGACCCATGTCGGGCGTACGGGTGCTCGAAGTTGCGCAGTGGACGTTCGTGCCCGCTGCCGGTGCAGTGTTGGCAGACTGGGGCGCTGACGTCGTCAAGATCGAACATCCGCAGACCGGCGACTCCCAGCGAGGCCTCCGTCAACTCGGGCACATCACAATCGAGGGCGATCGAAATCCGGTGATGGAGCACGCAAACCGCGGGAAGCGATCGGTCGCTTTGGACATGGCGACGCCGGACGGGCATGAGTTGCTGATGGACATCGCCAAGACCAGTGATGTGTTCCTCACCAACTTCTTGCCGGACGCCCGGAAGAAACTGCGAATCGACGTTGACGATCTGCGAGCCGCTAATCCCGACATCGTCTACGCGCGCGGTAGCGCCTATGGGCCTCTAGGGCCTGACGCCGGGGCCGGTGGCTATGACATGACGGGATTTTGGAGCCGGGCCGCGGGTGCCGCCGGTTCGACGCCTTGCGATATCGATGGGGTGGTTCCACAACCAGGTCCCGCATATGGGGATTCGATCGGCGGAATGACGATCGCCGGCGGTATCGCCGCTGCGCTGTTCGAGCGCGAGCGCACCGGCCATGCTCGCGTGGTGGATATCTCGCTGTTGGGAGTTGGTGTGTGGGCTTCCGGCGTGGCGGTCAACGCCGCGTTGGTCAGTGGTCAACCCTGGCAGACCAATCCTGCGGGGGCCAACGTCACCCCGAACAATCCATTGGTGGGGTTCTACCGGACCGCGGACGGGCGGTTCCTGGGGCTGTCCATGCTCCAGGGATTCCGCTATTTCGCTGAGTTCTGTCGCCGGGTGGGCACCCCCGAACTGGCCGAGGATGAACGCTTCGCCACCCACCAGCTGCTGGCTGCCAACGCTGTACACGCGATAGAGGTGCTGCGCGCGACGATCGGCGCGCAGCCGCTCGCTCATTGGCGGGCCGCCCTGGAAGGATTCGACGGGCAGTGGGCACCGGTGCAGACCACTGCCGAGGTAGCCGCTGATCCACAGGTGCGCGCGAACGGCAACATCGTCACGGTGCAGGACCGGGGCGCGAGCTTCGACCTCGTGGCGAGCCCCGTGCTTTTCGACGAGACGCCCTTGTCGTTGGCTCCGATGCCCGAATTCGCGGCCGACACAGAGCAACTCATCCTGGATCTTGGTGGTGACTGGGACCGGATCCTCGCACTCAAAGAGAGTGGCGCGATCGCGTAG
- a CDS encoding cytochrome P450 → MATVTNPLSAATGAQFDRPQFYLDRPDEVFRELRTHDPVHWYEDGKFWVITKYDDIKAISARPHQFTSERIAILMDLIAHKQGVEPQGYRNRGIMFLDPPVHRAHRRTFQGRFTPAAVAKAEERVKQVVNEVFDALPDAEFDWIAHVAEPIPVYVFAYLLGVPEADWPKVAGWSTAISRSGSGAATQADFDVIMTEIGPYLLGIAKGKAQNPVDDDLMTMLATLGEIDGVPFDDLQIMVYALTLLAAGSETTQSLIAGIAECLARHPDQARALFDDPSLVDNAIEEVLRYWTPVRSMARQATHDVELRGKVIREGDGVLLAYGSANRDTEHFGETADQFDIRRKDAPSHLGFGIGEHFCMGAALARREARLTLDEIVKRAKGIEVTGERVPRPSALNNNFDLLPVTLTRR, encoded by the coding sequence ATGGCGACGGTCACGAACCCGCTGTCCGCGGCTACAGGTGCGCAATTCGACAGGCCGCAGTTCTATCTCGATCGCCCCGACGAGGTGTTCCGCGAGCTGAGAACACATGACCCCGTGCACTGGTATGAGGACGGCAAATTCTGGGTGATCACGAAGTACGATGACATCAAGGCCATTTCGGCGAGGCCACATCAGTTCACCTCCGAACGCATCGCGATTCTGATGGATCTCATCGCGCACAAACAGGGAGTTGAACCACAGGGCTACCGGAACAGAGGAATCATGTTCCTCGATCCGCCGGTCCATCGCGCTCATCGACGCACATTCCAGGGTCGCTTCACCCCGGCGGCGGTGGCCAAGGCCGAAGAGCGGGTGAAACAGGTCGTCAACGAGGTTTTCGACGCATTGCCTGACGCGGAGTTCGACTGGATAGCGCACGTCGCCGAGCCGATACCGGTCTACGTTTTTGCCTACCTCCTCGGTGTACCCGAGGCCGACTGGCCCAAAGTGGCCGGATGGTCGACGGCGATCTCACGCTCAGGAAGTGGAGCGGCAACCCAGGCGGATTTCGACGTCATCATGACCGAGATCGGGCCGTATCTTCTGGGCATCGCCAAGGGGAAGGCTCAGAACCCGGTCGACGACGACCTGATGACGATGCTTGCCACGTTGGGTGAGATCGACGGGGTACCGTTCGACGACCTCCAGATCATGGTCTACGCGCTCACGCTGCTGGCGGCCGGTAGCGAAACCACGCAGAGTCTGATCGCGGGTATCGCCGAGTGCCTGGCACGCCATCCGGACCAGGCGCGCGCGCTGTTCGACGATCCTTCGCTGGTGGACAACGCCATCGAAGAGGTCCTTCGCTATTGGACACCGGTACGCAGCATGGCGCGACAAGCCACCCACGATGTGGAGTTGCGCGGCAAGGTGATTCGGGAGGGTGACGGCGTGCTGCTCGCCTATGGTTCAGCGAACCGCGACACGGAGCACTTCGGTGAAACGGCCGATCAGTTCGACATCCGACGCAAGGACGCGCCGAGCCATCTCGGCTTCGGAATCGGCGAACACTTCTGCATGGGCGCTGCGCTCGCCCGCAGAGAGGCGCGCCTGACTCTGGACGAAATCGTCAAGCGCGCCAAAGGCATTGAAGTCACCGGCGAACGCGTTCCTCGGCCATCGGCGCTGAACAACAATTTCGATCTGCTGCCCGTGACGCTGACGCGCCGCTGA
- a CDS encoding CaiB/BaiF CoA transferase family protein has product MSAALSHLRVCDLSGQLAGAGATKILAAFGAEVIRVEDPATRGLWDALRGVGPYVDDRRGIDLGAGFNNHNVGKYGVTINLRLDEGKQLLRELVAISDVVCENFAAGVMAHRGFGYDDLRDIKPDIIYVSNCGFGHTGPYRDFKTWGPIVQAMSGLTFTSGLPDAEPAGWGFSYMDHGSAFYMTVAIMAALHHRERTGKGQHVDLATVPAGIAMLPTEVLDWTVNRRHTSARGNRADFDEFAPHGIYPCAGEDRWIAIACRDDREAALLAKVLDEPAIASERFATLASRLAAADELDELVAAATSRRDAIALADDLVDAGVPASVVKSPRERIDEDPDLARMGLFPTVTHPDIGAVRVEGVPLTFSETPWRIDTPGPKLGQHNREILGALLGHDDSTLDDWAQRGVI; this is encoded by the coding sequence GTGAGCGCTGCCTTGTCACACCTTCGGGTGTGTGACCTCAGCGGGCAACTGGCCGGCGCGGGCGCGACGAAGATCCTGGCCGCGTTCGGCGCCGAAGTGATCCGGGTCGAGGATCCCGCGACCCGTGGCCTGTGGGACGCCCTACGGGGAGTGGGTCCCTATGTCGACGACCGTCGTGGGATCGACCTCGGCGCCGGGTTCAACAACCACAATGTCGGGAAGTACGGCGTCACCATCAACCTGCGTCTCGACGAGGGAAAACAGCTGCTGCGTGAGCTCGTGGCGATCAGTGACGTCGTCTGTGAAAATTTCGCGGCGGGCGTGATGGCGCACCGCGGCTTCGGCTACGACGACCTTCGCGATATCAAGCCCGACATCATCTACGTGTCCAACTGCGGATTCGGTCACACCGGGCCCTACCGCGACTTCAAGACGTGGGGACCGATCGTGCAGGCGATGAGCGGGCTCACGTTCACCTCGGGGCTGCCCGATGCCGAACCAGCCGGCTGGGGCTTCTCCTACATGGATCACGGATCGGCCTTCTATATGACGGTGGCCATCATGGCGGCGCTTCACCACCGCGAGCGCACGGGCAAAGGTCAGCACGTCGACCTGGCTACGGTGCCCGCGGGCATCGCGATGCTGCCCACCGAGGTGCTCGACTGGACGGTGAACCGGCGACACACCTCGGCGCGAGGCAACCGCGCCGACTTCGACGAGTTCGCGCCGCACGGCATCTACCCATGCGCCGGTGAGGATCGCTGGATCGCCATCGCCTGCCGTGACGATAGGGAGGCGGCGTTACTGGCCAAGGTGCTGGACGAACCCGCGATCGCATCGGAGCGCTTCGCGACACTGGCCAGTCGACTCGCCGCCGCCGACGAACTCGACGAACTGGTTGCCGCGGCCACCTCCCGCCGCGATGCCATCGCACTGGCCGATGATCTCGTCGATGCCGGCGTGCCCGCCAGCGTCGTCAAGAGCCCGCGGGAACGCATCGACGAGGACCCGGACCTGGCCCGGATGGGACTCTTCCCGACCGTCACACACCCTGACATCGGCGCGGTGCGCGTCGAGGGGGTCCCACTCACCTTTTCAGAAACCCCGTGGCGGATTGACACGCCGGGACCCAAACTCGGTCAACACAATCGGGAGATCTTGGGCGCACTCCTCGGCCACGATGACTCGACCCTCGATGACTGGGCGCAGCGAGGTGTGATCTGA
- a CDS encoding CoA transferase, which yields MSALADLRVVEISDQFTPVAGRVLAELGAEVIVVEPPQGSPHRLRPPFVDEEPGVDRSLRWWSQNVGKRSVALDLQSESGVDTLRRLIGGADILLAGGDRLAGGITYREAAADHQSLIWVSVTPFGLGSVRADDPTTDLTVLAGGGPVWNCGYDDHSIPPMRGSGDQASNIGGMYAAIGALIALSHRDHTGVGQLVDVNVTAACNVTCEQTTYHWLVNQAVCVRQTGRHAYPTPSSEVQVRCADGHYATTGVLPRKPEEFTRMIAWLTELGLTEELPETVFLEMAAARTTPVDLASIGEDDETTAIMSAARDAITLIASRMPAKEFFIASQQRGFPAGAILPPDEAFDDEHMVARGMHVPVEHSELDRTVVYPGVPYAFSASPTVRPSRAPMLGEHNALLDELAP from the coding sequence CTGAGCGCGCTAGCCGATCTCCGCGTCGTGGAGATAAGCGACCAGTTCACGCCCGTGGCCGGGCGTGTGCTCGCCGAACTCGGAGCCGAAGTCATCGTCGTCGAACCGCCCCAGGGTTCCCCGCACCGTCTGCGCCCGCCGTTCGTCGATGAAGAGCCCGGCGTTGACCGCAGCCTGCGTTGGTGGAGTCAGAACGTCGGAAAGCGCAGCGTGGCCCTCGATCTCCAATCGGAGTCGGGCGTCGACACGCTGCGCCGCCTCATCGGAGGCGCCGACATCTTGCTTGCCGGGGGCGATCGACTGGCCGGCGGCATCACTTACCGCGAGGCGGCCGCGGACCATCAGAGCCTGATATGGGTCTCGGTGACGCCGTTCGGACTGGGCAGCGTCCGGGCCGACGACCCCACCACCGACCTCACGGTGCTCGCCGGAGGCGGCCCCGTATGGAATTGCGGCTACGACGATCACTCCATTCCGCCGATGCGCGGCTCCGGCGACCAGGCCTCCAACATCGGCGGCATGTACGCCGCGATCGGCGCATTAATCGCTCTGTCGCATCGCGATCACACCGGTGTCGGTCAACTCGTCGATGTCAACGTGACGGCGGCTTGCAACGTGACCTGCGAGCAGACCACCTATCACTGGCTTGTAAACCAGGCGGTATGCGTGCGGCAGACGGGACGCCACGCCTACCCCACGCCCAGCTCCGAGGTCCAAGTACGTTGTGCCGACGGACATTACGCGACCACCGGGGTGCTGCCCCGTAAGCCGGAGGAATTCACCCGGATGATCGCCTGGCTCACTGAGTTGGGGCTGACCGAGGAGCTGCCGGAGACTGTTTTCCTGGAGATGGCCGCCGCCAGGACCACCCCGGTGGATTTGGCCTCGATCGGTGAGGACGACGAAACGACGGCAATCATGAGCGCCGCCCGTGACGCCATCACATTGATCGCGTCACGTATGCCTGCCAAGGAGTTCTTCATTGCCAGCCAGCAACGGGGTTTCCCGGCGGGCGCCATTCTGCCTCCTGATGAGGCATTCGATGACGAGCACATGGTGGCGCGCGGCATGCACGTACCTGTCGAGCACTCCGAGCTCGACCGGACGGTCGTCTATCCCGGTGTGCCCTATGCGTTTTCAGCCAGTCCTACAGTAAGGCCGAGCCGTGCGCCGATGCTCGGCGAGCACAACGCGCTTCTCGACGAGCTGGCACCTTGA
- a CDS encoding VOC family protein: protein MSTEHRLTHVGLCVTDIERSTEFYCSALGFIKIGEMHVDDEASARLLDVEDLVLDLVYLERDGFRLELLAYPTRGTTTDGAPRPMNALGFTHLSFRVDDADALAAAVVEHGGELLPDRTVEFGGGNRGLMLTDPDGNLLELIERIRRN, encoded by the coding sequence TTGAGCACCGAACACCGCCTCACCCATGTCGGGCTCTGCGTCACGGATATCGAGCGCTCGACCGAGTTCTACTGTTCAGCGCTCGGATTCATCAAGATCGGCGAGATGCACGTCGATGACGAAGCGTCCGCACGACTGCTCGACGTCGAAGACCTGGTGCTCGATCTGGTTTACCTCGAGCGCGACGGATTCCGCCTGGAACTGCTGGCCTATCCGACACGCGGCACGACAACCGACGGCGCGCCACGCCCGATGAACGCTCTCGGCTTCACCCATCTGTCCTTCCGCGTGGACGACGCCGACGCTCTTGCCGCCGCCGTCGTCGAGCACGGCGGAGAACTGCTGCCCGATCGCACCGTCGAATTCGGCGGCGGCAATCGAGGGCTGATGCTCACCGATCCAGACGGAAACCTGCTCGAGCTCATCGAGCGGATACGCCGCAACTGA